One Zeugodacus cucurbitae isolate PBARC_wt_2022May chromosome 3, idZeuCucr1.2, whole genome shotgun sequence genomic region harbors:
- the LOC105215333 gene encoding uncharacterized protein LOC105215333 encodes MVSAVKSLLAIAVIASVACSAFAVQCYICDSVTNPKCGQKFEASDDMKYDCARVSPPRFLQNFFNVHNATGCMRKVLDVPGHPQVIRGCFYGDVSNTQSGCQADPSLPFVKQLSCDVCSGNLCNGSSATVPVAAAIVLFFALARMLS; translated from the exons ATGGTTTCCGCAGTAAAATCATTGTTGGCTATTGCCGTTATCGCCAGTGTTGCATGCTCCG CCTTTGCCGTGCAATGCTACATTTGCGACTCGGTCACCAATCCGAAGTGCGGTCAGAAATTCGAGGCGAGCGATGACATGAAATACGATTGCGCACGCGTATCGCCGCCACGCTTCCTGCAGAACTTCTTCAACGTACACAATGCCACCGGCTGCATGCGGAAGGTGCTCGATG TTCCCGGACATCCACAGGTGATCCGTGGCTGCTTCTACGGCGATGTATCGAATACCCAATCCGGCTGCCAAGCCGATCCCTCATTGCCATTCGTGAAGCAACTGTCGTGCGATGTTTGCAGTGGCAACCTCTGCAATGGCTCCAGCGCCACAGTCCCGGTAGCCGCCGCCATTGTACTCTTCTTCGCATTGGCACGTATGCTGTCCTAA